A genome region from Mesorhizobium sp. B2-1-8 includes the following:
- a CDS encoding CopG family transcriptional regulator, producing the protein MTSRKKKVQISVYLDQAVMGMLADYAARREQSQSMIAEAAIASFLSPDADERREAAIVKRLDQVDRRVARQERDIGIAVETLAVFVRFWLATTPALPEPAAQAARAKAAERYEAFVTALGRRLAKGPKLRQEISEDVNPIDDNGMQ; encoded by the coding sequence ATGACCAGTCGAAAGAAGAAAGTGCAGATCTCTGTCTATCTCGATCAGGCGGTCATGGGGATGCTTGCGGACTACGCGGCGCGGCGTGAACAGTCCCAGTCCATGATTGCGGAGGCCGCCATCGCGTCATTCCTGTCGCCGGATGCCGATGAGCGTCGCGAGGCGGCGATCGTCAAGCGCCTCGACCAGGTCGACAGGCGGGTCGCCCGGCAGGAGCGCGATATCGGCATCGCGGTCGAGACACTCGCCGTGTTCGTCCGCTTCTGGCTCGCGACCACGCCAGCCTTGCCGGAACCCGCCGCCCAGGCGGCCCGCGCCAAGGCGGCCGAACGCTACGAAGCCTTCGTCACGGCCTTGGGCAGGCGCCTGGCGAAGGGCCCGAAACTGCGCCAGGAGATTTCGGAGGACGTCAATCCGATCGACGACAATGGCATGCAATGA
- the trbB gene encoding P-type conjugative transfer ATPase TrbB translates to MLRTALGAEITRLLDDPAVVEVMLNPDGRIWVDRLAEGLAETGEVLSAADGDRIVRLVAHHVGAEVHPRSPRVSAELPETGERFEGLLPPVVAAPAFAIRKPAVAIFTLEDYVAASIMTADQAATLRAAVAARANILVAGGTSTGKTTLTNALLAEVAKGADRVVIIEDTRELQCAAPNLVAMRTKDGVATLSDLVRSSMRLRPDRIPIGEVRGAEALDLLKAWGTGHPGGIGTIHAGSGIGALRRLEQLIQEAVVTVPRALIAETIDLVAVLAGRGPARRLTELARIDGLGPDGDYRTSQATPNNTGDNS, encoded by the coding sequence ATGCTGCGCACAGCGCTCGGAGCCGAGATAACACGGCTCCTCGACGATCCCGCAGTCGTCGAAGTCATGCTGAACCCCGATGGCCGTATCTGGGTGGACCGCCTTGCGGAAGGTCTGGCCGAGACGGGAGAGGTGCTGTCCGCCGCCGATGGCGACCGCATCGTCCGTCTGGTCGCCCACCACGTCGGCGCGGAGGTGCATCCGCGCTCTCCGCGGGTCTCTGCTGAATTGCCCGAAACCGGAGAACGGTTCGAAGGACTTCTGCCGCCGGTCGTTGCCGCGCCAGCCTTCGCGATCCGCAAGCCCGCTGTCGCGATCTTCACACTCGAAGACTACGTCGCGGCAAGCATCATGACAGCCGACCAGGCGGCGACGCTGCGCGCTGCAGTTGCTGCCCGCGCGAACATCCTCGTCGCCGGCGGCACATCCACGGGCAAGACGACCCTGACCAATGCCTTGCTCGCCGAAGTCGCGAAGGGGGCCGATCGCGTCGTCATCATCGAGGACACGCGCGAACTCCAGTGCGCCGCACCCAACCTTGTCGCCATGCGGACCAAGGATGGTGTCGCCACGCTCTCCGATCTGGTCCGATCCTCAATGCGCCTGCGACCAGACCGCATCCCGATCGGCGAAGTGCGCGGCGCCGAAGCTCTCGACCTTCTGAAGGCATGGGGCACCGGGCACCCCGGCGGCATCGGCACCATCCACGCCGGATCCGGGATCGGGGCGCTGCGCCGTCTCGAGCAACTCATCCAGGAAGCCGTCGTCACTGTCCCGCGCGCGCTGATCGCCGAAACAATAGATTTAGTCGCTGTCCTGGCTGGACGTGGTCCCGCGCGGCGACTGACCGAACTCGCACGCATCGATGGGCTTGGACCCGACGGCGACTACCGCACC
- a CDS encoding type II toxin-antitoxin system HipA family toxin, with protein sequence MARRPVHAPLNVFLNGRLVGVLRREPTGAIDFQYAAEWLDWRSTFPVSLSLPLREDRYIGAPVINVFDNLLPDNEAIRKRVAERVGAEGTDAYSMLAAVGHDCVGALQFLPDGIDPGNTGSSDGKPVSNREIAEMIKNLAAAPLGLGEDEDFRISIAGAQEKTALLHTDGRWFKPIGTAATTHILKPQIGRLPNGIDLSNSVENEYLCLKLLEAFGVPAARAEIADFGERRTLIVERFDRLWARDGRLLRLPQEDICQALSVPPTRKYQSEGGPGIAQIVELLKGSDTPEDDIAVFLRACIIFWLIGATDGHAKNFSIFLSPGGRFRMTPLYDVLTAQPSLDAGQIPRKKFKLAMSVGKSRHYSVHEIMPRHFMQTADIAGVGTPVMRRIFEDIAANAEKQTEAVISKLRRGFPEQLVGSVRSAIGKRALLLADAS encoded by the coding sequence ATGGCGCGGCGGCCGGTGCACGCACCGCTGAACGTCTTTCTGAACGGGCGCCTGGTGGGCGTGCTGCGCAGAGAACCGACGGGCGCAATAGACTTCCAATACGCCGCCGAATGGCTGGACTGGCGCAGCACCTTCCCAGTGTCGCTCTCGCTCCCTTTGCGCGAGGACCGCTATATCGGCGCGCCTGTGATCAATGTCTTCGACAACCTGCTTCCCGACAATGAAGCCATCCGCAAGCGCGTTGCCGAACGCGTCGGCGCGGAAGGCACTGACGCCTACAGCATGCTCGCCGCCGTCGGTCATGACTGCGTCGGCGCGCTGCAGTTTCTGCCCGATGGCATCGATCCCGGCAATACCGGCAGCAGCGATGGCAAGCCGGTCAGCAACAGAGAGATCGCCGAGATGATCAAGAACCTCGCTGCCGCTCCTCTCGGTCTTGGCGAGGACGAGGATTTCCGCATCTCGATCGCAGGTGCCCAGGAAAAGACGGCGCTCTTGCACACTGACGGACGCTGGTTCAAGCCGATAGGCACGGCCGCGACCACCCACATCCTGAAACCGCAGATCGGCCGGTTGCCCAACGGCATCGACCTATCCAATAGCGTTGAGAACGAGTATCTGTGCCTCAAGCTGCTCGAGGCGTTCGGCGTTCCTGCGGCCCGGGCAGAGATCGCTGATTTCGGGGAGCGCCGCACGCTGATCGTCGAGCGCTTCGACAGGCTGTGGGCCCGTGACGGCCGCCTCCTGCGCCTGCCGCAGGAGGATATCTGCCAAGCGCTATCAGTGCCGCCCACGCGCAAATATCAGTCCGAGGGCGGTCCTGGCATCGCTCAGATTGTCGAGCTTCTGAAGGGCAGTGACACGCCTGAAGACGACATCGCCGTCTTCTTGCGCGCTTGCATAATATTCTGGCTGATTGGCGCAACCGACGGCCATGCCAAGAACTTCAGTATCTTTCTCAGCCCTGGCGGACGGTTTCGCATGACGCCCCTCTACGACGTACTGACAGCGCAGCCCAGCCTTGATGCCGGACAGATTCCCCGCAAGAAATTCAAGCTGGCAATGTCAGTCGGCAAGAGCCGGCACTATTCGGTGCATGAGATTATGCCCCGCCACTTCATGCAGACCGCTGACATTGCGGGCGTGGGGACGCCCGTCATGCGCAGGATTTTCGAAGACATTGCCGCAAACGCGGAGAAGCAGACCGAGGCCGTGATCTCCAAATTGCGGCGCGGCTTTCCCGAACAGCTTGTCGGGTCAGTCAGGTCGGCAATAGGCAAGCGAGCGCTTTTGCTTGCTGACGCAAGTTGA
- a CDS encoding helix-turn-helix domain-containing protein: protein MTDQIARNEKQLGAILRRARRQADLTQGALGNQIHLRQGTVSRLEAGEPAVQLRTLMAALSALDLELVVRARSKGSAADIEDLF from the coding sequence ATGACCGACCAGATCGCTCGCAATGAAAAGCAACTCGGCGCCATCCTGCGTCGCGCCCGCAGGCAAGCCGATCTCACGCAAGGGGCGCTTGGCAACCAGATCCACCTGCGCCAAGGCACGGTGTCCCGCCTCGAAGCCGGCGAGCCGGCGGTGCAGCTCCGCACGTTGATGGCGGCTCTCTCCGCTCTCGATCTTGAGCTCGTCGTTCGCGCGCGCAGCAAAGGCAGCGCCGCTGACATCGAGGATCTGTTCTGA